The Aedes albopictus strain Foshan chromosome 2, AalbF5, whole genome shotgun sequence region tttcgtcatatctaaattcgatcacctacagctcattttagaagcaaaacctgagaatatggtgtatgaaaaacttgtgcggctaggccagttctgcaagaaagtcacggaaaaaccgctatttttcgaatatttaaggtaaatgttacGGACTACCTTaggaaaatgccaatgatattcactgttaatatcatttggcattttttaaaggtagtccgtgacatttaccttaaatattcgaaaaatagcggtttttccgtgactttcttgcagaactcatctagccgcataagtttttcatataccatattctcaggttcagcttctaaaatgagctgaagttggttgaatttagatgtgacgaaatgaaattttcagcactgtccATCACCCGCTTGAAGCTTTCTCTGATTTCAGTCTCGTCATTTCTTATCATTTAATTCTGCTAACCCATTTATTCTCGCACTTTTAGCTGCTTATTATGAACATTGCTTTACTAACaccttgacaaaaaaaaaacactctctGTACATTGGACCACCCCGCGCTAAAAATGTGCTTACCTTTCAACCAAACGAATCCGCTCCAATGACCGATAAAAGCTAATCTATCGTTTTGTGTTTTGCTCCTTGTTCTCGTTGCTGTTGCATCACGCTTATCGCCACATGCACAGGAACGGTCCGCCGGTCAAAGATTGAATATTATCATCGTATCGGAGGGTGCCATCGATCGCGAGGGTCAGCCCATCACGGCCGAGAAGGTCAAACAGGTGGTGGTGGACAAGCTGCACCAGGACACCAGGATTACGGTGCTGGGTCATGTGCAGCGTGGAGGCAATCCGAGCTCGTTCGATCGCGTACTGGTGAGTGCCAACTATAGGTAGCGAATAAGGTTTAAATTAACCCAGCGTCCTACGCAGGGTTGGAAAATGTCACGGAATGTCATGACATTGTTCATTCCCACTATTTTCTGGGCGAATTTTCATATACCAATAAAGCTAGTTACTTGTGGAAAATAAAGATGCGGTCAATAAACATTGACAGGAATAGTGACAGTGAAATCGGTaaataacaaaatgacattttccaACCCTGGTTCTACGTTGAGTAAAGTACTTTTAAGGTGAATGTATTTCCCAACACTGTTTCAACACTGAATAAGTTGTTCAATCATTAGTAAAATAATGTCCTACCATTCCTACAGGGTTGTCGCATGGGCGCCGAAGCAGTCCTTGCTCTAATGGAAGCGGACGACAATACTGAACCATGCGTCGTATCTCTGGACGGAAATCAAGCCGTACGAGTCCCGCTGATGGAATGCGTACAGCGCACCAAAGCTGTCGCGCAAGCTATGGCCGATAAAAACTGGGAAATGGCCGTTGAATTGCGAGGTCGCTCCTTCGCCCGCAACTTGGAGACCTACAAGATGTTGACCCGCCTGAAGCCACCGAAGGAGGCCTTTGATGCCCAGGGTCGCGGAGTCGGTGGATACACCATGGCCGTGATGCACATCGGTGCTCCAGCTTGCGGTATGAATGCAGCTGTTCGGTCCTTTGTCAGAAACTGCATCTACCGGGGTGACTCTGTGATGGGCATCCACGACGGTATTGAAGGTTTGGTCGCCGGAAACATCAAGAACATGGGATGGTCCGATGTGACTGGCTGGGTCGGACAGGGAGGTGCCTTCTTGGGTACTAAGCGTACCCTTCCAGAGGGAAAGTTCAAGGAAGTCGCCGCTCGATTGAAAGAGCACAATATACAAGCGCTTCTGATCATTGGTGGATTTGAGGCTTACCATGCTGCTGGCCAGCTGGCGGATCAACGCGACAACTACAAGGAGTTCTGTATCCCCATTGTGGTCATTCCGTCGACCATCTCCAACAACGTTCCCGGAACGGAATTCTCTCTAGGTGCCGACACTGGCCTCAACGAGATCACTGAGATTTGCGACCGCATCCGCCAGTCCGCTCAGGGTACCAAGCGCCGAGTGTTTGTCATTGAAACCATGGGAGGTTACTGTGGCTACCTAGCCACCTTGGCCGGTCTTTCCGGTGGTGCCGATGCTGCCTACATCTACGAGGAAAAGTTCTCCATCAAGGACCTGCAGCAGGACGTGTACCACATGGCGTCCAAGATGAGTGACGGCGTTCAGCGTGGTTTGATTCTGCGTAACGAGAAGGCTTCCGACAACTACAACACCGAGTTCATCTTCCGTTTGTACTCGGAGGAAGGCAAGGGTCTGTTCTCCACCCGTATGAATGTGCTGGGTAGGTTTTTTAACAAGCTCAAAACCAGATTTAGAATGTTGCCTGCTATATGTGCTTTATCCGTAGGTCACATGCAACAGGGTGGCTCGCCGACGCCCTTCGATCGTAACATGGgcaccaagatggcggccaagtgCGTTGAGTGGCTGGTGGAGCAGCTGAAGGCCAACACCCAACCGGATGGAAGCATCTGCGCCAAGAGTCCCGATACGGCCTGCCTGCTGGGACTGGTTCGCCGTCAGTACAAATTCTCGCCGCTGAAGGACCTGATCGCTGAAACCAATTTCGAGTGAGTATTAACCCCTCCTTTCTGCATTAGGGTCACTTTCTTCCCAAACCGTAAACTACGACAGCATGCTGTTTTCAACGTGATGCAATAATAAGGTCGGAAACACCATCCATTACATAAAAATAacagggtgaaacggaacgcagaatcaaaacaaaacagcaaataagGTTACCATCAGTATGTGTGTTGATTCCCACAGGGttactaaaagttcaaattaaaaaatgagccccgttggtttgcatgaggtgtcgttcaaaccatcgggggtagacggtaatgggTAAAGTAATATGCTTTTGtgcgcttcgaaatgcgcggcacaagaggcatacgtaggactgctaggatggcctccatggtcaaatggcagcgcgcgtgggacagttccatcaaaggacggtggacccataggttgattccgagggtagatagttggattaataggcggggaagtaacattccacctgactcaggtgctttcaggccatggctgcttcctatagtatctacaccgtttcggtcatgcgggttctcccgaatgtcccgtttgtgctggtttagaggaaacggtggaacaagttttgttcgtgtgcccgcgtttacGCACAATGcctgaccgcatgcttgccacatgcggagaggacacaactccggacaatcttgtccagaggatgtgtagggatgagtttggctggaatcccgtttcaacagctatcacccacatcatcttgaagctacaaaggaggtggcgcgtggactcgaagaatggctagttcagatgcggtacaagaggtggcccAGAGGTTCGGAGTCGGCTGCAAACCCTGTCCGCCTTTCGaaaacaaagggagtggtgaggaccactcgggaaactggctaagcgccagctgCCAGCTTggtaccgtgatggactctccaaagctagtcatcgatgttcgttgctgcagactacgcagctaaccttgagggtgcggtgtgcactagcccctctctggagCAATGccttggtggttccggaaagacgaagggtttggcgaccatggtaATGTTGTTatgtgggtcgaggagagagtagtcctggcttttacttttgttgtagaagacggcccttcctgctcgggtgtctgttgagcagattttccccccatggtttagaaagaaaaaatatatacatgcttccatttaaccgtacaccaaaacctccatttaggtaatgagtcgggactgcctaaatagaatttttacctaaatggattcattacctaaatggattcagtttattacctaaatggagtacaaggttgtaaagaagtttaactagggagagtgactcgaataggagatttaaagtgggtcatgcggagtttcagagaactttcaatggagtttcaggaggggaggggcttccaggggcgttttggggggttttggagggtctcaggtgagagttgtcatgcaaatgactagctgggcacggaacacaaaaaaaaccctgcaaaattccgccagactgaaaaattattgaatgtcgggtcaaagtcgggtaatTTTTTATGgcatgttggaccactgttggaccaacatcgaacaactgttgggtctatgttgggtttggtggccaaaataaaaacaggtgaatgataggttaatgtcgggtatgacgtcatcaatcttaagtactccaactgttctgaacacaaccaaattctatttaggtaacgttacctaaatggagggacctaaatagattttacctaaatggatcctacctaaatggaggtttgagtgtatgtaaagtgtacgcatatcgcctccactttagcatcctattcaacagcatatgcaaTCGTGTATTGACTGGGCTGGGCTGCCACTCCGCACAAACAATGTTTTTGTGCCGCTgttcgatcacttttgcacatttgaaACGCCtagccacgcccaaacctgttatcgaaaacattttgtacttcgtatacgtaaaattcagcatattggtagttccgtgtcaaaaattgagctcaatccattaacgcaaaccatagttacagcatctcaaacttggccattttgtatgaaaatcggcgtttgtccgatcaattatgcaccacagtgtacactcccgatcaaaagtttggggtcaccccctcaaaaacatgtcattttttaataccctaggttttattcaaaagataataagtcaaagaaactttgaacatcatttaaaaaaaactttttcaaaaaatcttgtatgtaaacttaacccaaagttaccaaattttctaaaaaaatgaatataaacttacggcagtgtcgctggaaattgggtcgaccaaattttaggatgagagcggtaatatgacccattttctattagctttcaactgctttttacagaacttagctaaaaaatctagaaaaaaagttattaagtaaatcaactcttcatgtcatcgaccaaaagtttggggtctcccctcaatatgatgtatcagccaaaagtttggggtcactttcgtaaaacatggaaaagtgatttggtgatatcttcgtcatctatagttcaattttaattctttttggctcatttaaaagataattaactaaatttacgtttgatgtctttaacttaacgtatttaacgatttttgtatatagtgtagaattagcattaaagttaaaatacacattaataaaaactaaaaaaaaaaaagatttttgtatataaaaatgttatgtaaagctaacacatttcaccacacttcaaaaaatgaggcaactttacattaagttttaatatgtaaatttcaacaaatatgtgtggttcaatgtctatgcagtaagtatcattcattttgtttcaaataagccaagaagaatcaaaattgaatgaaagatgacaaagatatcaacaaatcactttttcatgttttacgatagtgaccccaaacttttggccgatacatcattttgaggggtgaccccaaatgacatcaaggattaatttacttaa contains the following coding sequences:
- the LOC134283922 gene encoding ATP-dependent 6-phosphofructokinase (The sequence of the model RefSeq protein was modified relative to this genomic sequence to represent the inferred CDS: added 756 bases not found in genome assembly); this encodes MAPLPSVQRFIQHGAHKGKGIAVFTSGGDSQGMNAAVRAVVRMGIYVGCKVYFIREGYQGMVDGGDHIVEANWSSVSSIIHRGGTVIGSARCMDFKERAGRLKAALNLVTRGITNLVVIGGDGSLTGANLFRQEWSSLLDELLSAGKITQEQRTKNKSLHIAGMVGSIDNDFCGTDMTIGTDSALHRIIEAIDAIVSTAYSHQRTFIMEVMGRHCGYLAIMAALACEADFVFIPEDPVPNNWPEKLCKKILQERSAGQRLNIIIVSEGAIDREGQPITAEKVKQVVVDKLHQDTRITVLGHVQRGGNPSSFDRVLGCRMGAEAVLALMEADDNTEPCVVSLDGNQAVRVPLMECVQRTKAVAQAMADKNWEMAVELRGRSFARNLETYKMLTRLKPPKEAFDAQGRGVGGYTMAVMHIGAPACGMNAAVRSFVRNCIYRGDSVMGIHDGIEGLVAGNIKNMGWSDVTGWVGQGGAFLGTKRTLPEGKFKEVAARLKEHNIQALLIIGGFEAYHAAGQLADQRDNYKEFCIPIVVIPSTISNNVPGTEFSLGADTGLNEITEICDRIRQSAQGTKRRVFVIETMGGYCGYLATLAGLSGGADAAYIYEEKFSIKDLQQDVYHMASKMSDGVQRGLILRNEKASDNYNTEFIFRLYSEEGKGLFSTRMNVLGHMQQGGSPTPFDRNMGTKMAAKCVEWLVEQLKANTQPDGSICAKSPDTACLLGLVRRQYKFSPLKDLIAETNFEQRIPKQQWWLKLRPLLRILAKHDSTYEEEGLYITVDEEMSTDSPVA